The stretch of DNA ATGTTTGTATTCTtgattattaagaaatttgtCAATATATTATTGCCTGTGTATATGAATTGACTCATACACCGGAGGGCCGAGAAAAGAGCTTATAGCCTTAATTACTCTTCGAAATCGAAGTCTTTTGTTGATCAACGGAGTAACGCGTCGTCACGGTATCGGCGATTTTTCACAAATATTCAACCGGAGGTGAGATAATTCGTCGTGTGGCATCGAGACGCCGGACGTCCCGCGGTGCCGTTCCCTCGTTTGTCACCCACCGAAGGATATTAACGCTATTGAAGTCTCCTTGGGATCTTTATAAAATGCTCCTTCATCGTCCTACAAACGGCAATGTGCCAGGCACGtgctatctatgtatattacaGCATTATCATTGCCGATCGATTTGAGCAACGTCGAAAGCATAAACCAGCGTTTTTCGCTTTTAAAATAGGAACTTCTATAGTAATTTGTCATTCGTTAAAGGTTCGTCTGTATTTTATTCGCAAGCACAAAGACTTTATCTTCATTTAGCAAATACATGTATTATCATTAACATACGTTTCCgttattttctatcaattGTTCTTGTAAACACCACTTATTTAGAATTGAtcttataacaaatattatattagttgCTGTAAAAACATATGAaagaattttgataaatttattttatttaatacattttaatgattttcagTATGCATGACTGAAAAACCTAAATTAGCTTTATCTGAAAATCTCATTTTTCTTGTAGCCGGAACATATTCcaattctaatatttctaatacgtTTTGACCGGTGCGTAAAAATGTTGCCGGTATATAGAGGGTCATTTGTGGACCAACCACAGGCCAATATCTACCAAGGTTATAACCGTTTACGTATGCGACACCTTTACCCCAACCTGTGGTATCTAAATAAGTGTCCAATGGTTGGTCAGTGACTTGGAAATAAGAACGTAAAAACATAGGTCCATTTTGAAGGACACCACTTTGAATCGTTCTGATTTCAAAATTATCCAATCCTTTTACATTGCTTAATCGAAATCCTGTTACGTTCCATGGTGATAATGGAATTCCGTCGAtgtttacattaaaaataccctgtatataataaaaattatgatgatATTTACAATGATTTGCACTGATCTAAATTAAATCATTGAATACCTTGAAATCATGAATCTCATTGCCATAATTCAGATGTCCTTGATTTTCTACTAGTATTTTCAAGCGTTGCCCATATGGAGTTGCCAAGGACAAGGAATGTATATTCTTCGTTCGACTCAAAGTTCCGGAGAGTTCATCGTCGACATATATCAATGCTCTATCTTTTGTTAATGCATTTAATATCATCGGATCCTTAACATTGGATGGTATATTAGTTTCATACAGAACCAACCAATGTGGTAATCCTATTTCTTCAAAAGTCGGTGGCTTAGATGTGTGTACTATAGGAGACCCAAATAATTCTCTCGATCTCGGTTCAAATAATTCCAGTACAGGCTCCAATAATACTGGACCATAATCGCCTTTAGGTGATACCGTTGGTATGGAAATATTTGGTAACGGAAGATACTATCATACGAtcaaaacaattaatattattaaatatcgtaaTCCATTACTAGTTTGTAAAAGATATTGTACCTTGGATATAACATctcttatttgaaaatatttttctgttgGATCTCCAGCCTCTGTCAATGGTGCATCATAATCGTAAGAAGTTAATTGAGGACTATAAGTCTTGGCATCACCATTAGCtcctaaattattatatacaatgatataaattattatacgtaaaaataatgacAAATAATTACACTAACCAGAAGTAAATCCAAAGTTCGTGCCAccataaaacatatatatgttaacaGAAGCTCCAAGCGCCAACATTTCgtctaattttttttgaaCAGTATTAGCCGCCACTCTTTGAAATGGTTCTTCCCAATGAGTCAACCAGCCAGGATAGAATTCCGAGTTAACCAACGGCCccttaaattatttgattattaaattattagattatttaatCAGTAGATAAACTtgtctaatttttatttagaattaacaattataaGAATATCTACCGTCGGTTGATAACGTCTCATAAGTTCAAAGCTGGTATTTACATTGGAAGTGGTACCAAAATCAATGGTAGCATATACACCAGATACTGACCCGCAACGAAGCATTCTGTCAGATATTCCATCCGTCGTATACAAAACAGCTTTATCTCCAATTATTTTTTGGAAGATATCGCGTAATGTGTTCATGTATGCTATATCGCAAGCTTTATAGCTTCCATATTCGTTTTCCACCTAGATCATAAACAGATTGATGAATATGTGAGGAATAtcagaaaatttaaatattaatttaaacagaaaatataaaaactaattTACCTGGACCATAATTATAGGTCCACCATTTCCTCTTAGATAAGGTTTTACTTTCTCCAAAACAATATTCAAGTACTGTTCTACGTAATTTAAGTAACCTgacaatgaaaagaataaaattaaaatctataGTGCAAAAATATTACTACGGACAATAACTACTTACGTATATCATTAGTACGTAAATTTATATCAGGTACACGAGTTAATAACCAATATGGAAGACCAccctaaaaagaaagatagttaaagcaaataaatgattttttatatagacgagatttaatacgatttatGTACAAAGTCTCTTTCAGCGCAAATGTAAGGTCCGGGTCTCAATAAAACCAAAAGGTTCTCTTCCTGAGcgagatttaaaaattcaataaagtCTGCATCGCCACTCCAGTTCCAAACATCTACTTCAGGTTGATGTAAGCTCCACTCTACGTACCTATACagaatatatttagaaatagtctacttattaaattcatttctcaTTGATTCTTACGTCGAAACAGCATTAAAACCGGCTGCTCTCATTTTCCTCAACTGATCCCGCCAGTATCTCCTAGGCGTACGAAAATAGTGAAAACTACCGGAAACATAACGGAATGGTTGCCCATCTAACAAGAATTGATTATTTGTATAATCTACTGCGAAGCTAAAGTTCGACTGTAAATTCTgcaatcgaaaattttcttgatataattataacagcAAATTCGTCAATAATTCgtcattttttcatattaaatacatacatttcgttcgatttgtAACAGTTCTCCGAATGTACTGCCGACGGTTACGATCAACAACACTAACGTCTTCCACATGTTGATTTGCTACGAATTCAACTGGATAGtccttttattcttcgtcAAAGTTGTTAAGAACGATCGCCGATCCGGTTCGTCTTAACGATGACGCTCAACTGGCCAGACAAGTAGTATCTCGAGTTGTTTATGTTTAAAGTTCAGCACACATTCAAGATACGATCTATCAAGTTTGGTTGTTGTGCAatgtaattgtattttttatatttatgaaatagaaAACACTGTAAAGAGACGATGAAACGTCTTGGTGATTGTTACTGATTTGCAGCTTATCAATATTctgtatatttatcaaatgagAACAGAAACCACTTGACACCGCTGACTTCCTTGCGCCAAGTGAAGAAACTTAATGCTTCGACCTAGAGCATATTGAACGATATATCTCTATGGATTATGGAACACGCAATGTACAGTCTAATCGGCGAATTTGCGATGACTTACATTCGTTGGATGAATACTAACAACAcaggcagaaagagagagagaaagaggtagattATAGTTAGCTTAACACGTACTATATCAATTACTGTAATCGACGTTCATTAAAATGTCCTTTAGTTTAtcttaaatttcttttgattagtgattttatatcttatctgACTTGAACATTTTTCAGAAatgttttacataaatatttaaatcttatataaaaatttatatacacttACGTTAtgctttatattaatatatttgctGATGACACTGAAATTGGCTAGAAGtagataacaataatgataaagaaCAAAGATAAGCCTAGACTCACTGTTTGAACGATTAGAATGATGAAAAGATTTATCATAGAAACACGGTacaatatttaacgaaatagattttatatcaCTATGTTAATGTGTTTCACCATGGCGCCAGAAAACCAACAGGTTTACACGTACCGTTAACTTCACTGTAAATCGCCCCACTTAAAGTTAGTCGAAATTTATGACCTTTCAACACTCTTGCGCACAAATTTCTCTCTCCACAAATTTCTGCGCTAAAAAAGTAATAGTATTGACATAGTACGAaaaacgtttcgaaaaaattattgttaactAGAGTTACCTTAGAAACGGATCCAATTAATTACTATAGTAACgatcattatataaattacaattactTACACATAGATACGATACGTCAATATTTGATAAGATTCGTTATacattacatacacacatttagTACATTACATtagcttttattatttactacaCAAGGATTGGCACTTTGGACTTCTTGACTATGAAAAACAGCACGTTTCCATTTATAgcgataaaaaagtaattatgtTTTTTCATTACAAGCACGTTTCGATAGTCCGTCGCGAAAAATCGTATGTTTCACTTCTAGTTGCCAAACATTGCATTAAATAAGTTGCATTCTATTACAAAGTAGATGATTTTTCTTAACTAAAATGAATCTCTTTAATGAAATAAGTGGaactttttaacaatattagctaatatatttaattaatagtaTTAGTATAAAATTAGATAAGTCCTTTCAGAATAggattatagatattaataattaattacatttatgataaattttcttatcttttaatgatagttgaatttaaatttcgtaaaaattttgtaatatctatATTCCATAATATTCTGCTTTGAAACGTGATGtttcaacttttttatttccgtactatttccatttaaatcatatttaatgttaattgaatttttatttgaaatgcATACTTATTTTACGAAGTATAGCAATTTGAACAAAAGACCActtgaattttttcaataaatcttTAAAGTTTCATCTATCAAactataattttccttttacaatgtttaaattatgaattttatattctctcatAAATCTatactattaattttatatatataataattcgtttttataatactGTAAACGAAGATATCTACGTAACTGttcataaaattaaagaaaggcCTTAGTCTTTGTAAGGCGTGCTATTTTGTGTAACGTACGTCAATATATCGTGGAATAATCTAATGGACAGATAACAAATACAAACATGATAAATATCTCAAGTGATTACAAGAGAAAATGATGGTTTGATAAATACActgttaatataaatatattttttaattaaaaaatgagatatattatatattgatattgtacatatgttaattctaattatttttctaatatataaagtatatctCTTCTATACGTAACTATATATGAAATACACGctaagattatattatttttatatgtcgaTGACGcttataaaattcatactATTGATacatgatttataaatatgtcgATCCTTGTAAGAAAACGacaataaatcattaaaaaatcatatttttaagatGATTGCAAATGGCGATATATATCCTGAAGGAGCTCCAGTAATTGATTGGTATCGTTCATATCAATTGTTTTAGTAATTGTCCCGTTGTTCGTATACCTAATAATTGAGGTAGATGAAGACGATTGATTTATATCCGAATTTTCTGATACGTTTGCAGCTTCTATGTTGGATACAGTACTTGTAATCTGACTTTCATCTATTGTACCTTCGTCTGTACTTACATTTGTATctacaaagaaaatttcataaattggAACATGcaagataatatattacataataaaattcatattatataaaaaaaaatacattacataataaaattcatatattctttttatatcgatcaatGTACGTATGCCATACTAAATCTCTAATAGAACATCTGTTCTGAAATCTGCTTACTTTCTGCTTCAACTCCAGAATTAAGAGTACGTTTTTCAACAACGCCACCAAAATTATCTTCCTCAGTTACAATTATCGGATCACCCGcttgttcttcttcatcgtGGAGTGTTTTGAGAGTTTTCTGTTTCGTTGTAGGTAATATTACTCGAGTAGTGATAATATCCTCGTTATTGTTCGAATCAAGAGCAGTGTTTGTGTCAACACATATCGTTGTTATTTCTGCATCAGCATCTTGCAGGACAACTGTAGAGTCAGTATCGATTGGTTTGAGATCAGATGTAGACTCAGCTTCATGCCATTCAATGATATTTTCAGAATTCCCTTTAGAATGGGAAGATTCTTTACTAACGTTTACCGCGTTACTAGAACCATTTCGAGATTGATCgccaaattttattatataattttcaacagTACCTCCGGAAATATTAACATTTGGAATTATTTCGTCTACTATAGTGAAGGGTAGTAATGGAACTATAGAATTTTCACTATCAATAGAGTTCGAATTGGTGTTGTTCAAATGAGAATCAGATGATTGGTTAAATGTCGAAAGTTCTTTCTTCACTGTTTTACTCATATTTCTGTCAACTTCTGAATTCTCATTCCCGTTGTTAGGATTATCTAAATTAACAGTCGTATATAGTGAATCGGCAGTTGACGAAGACACGGATTCGCTTGTTTCTACGGATGATTTTTCAGTTATAGAAACTGGAATTAAATACTTCCACCGtggatgataaattttttgagTAGTACTAGGTACTGCTGCATTACTGCTAGATACTTCTATTAATGTTGAATCTGATTGTGAATCCCATTTTGTTGCACTTGAAGTCGATGAATAACTATTGGAACATGGAATAACAGTTAAAAGACCAATCTCATCGTTCAGTAGAGAAGATTGTGGTGATGTAACAGTAGTCTTGTTGTTACTTAAATTTGAATGATCATTAGTGCTGCTTAATGCCGTTTCATCATTTTGGATTGATAAAGTAGAAGATGAAGTTACAGATACTTCCTCCTCATTTTGTTTCGTGTTTGGCAAAGTTGAATTGGAATTTAAAGATTCTGTTGTCAAATCTTTTAAGAGAATTTGACCAGGAGTTGTAATGTCGAATAATTGTAAATCAGATGATCCTTGTAATACACCCGATGTTTGTGATAACTTCGCATATCCTAATACCGCAtcatctatattttctttcctctcagATACGATAGAAGTCGATTCAATATTTAAACCATCATTTTCACCATTCGTATAaatgctattattattgtttgtaTTTGATTGGTCTGGTTTACTTGATGCAGTTGACAAATCTGATTTATCTGATGATATTGGTAACTGTGGATTATCTGATGTAATTGGCAAATTTGGTTTGAGTGATATAACGAGCAAATCTGGTTTATTTGATACCACTGGCCAGTCTGGTTTGTTTGATACA from Vespula pensylvanica isolate Volc-1 chromosome 11, ASM1446617v1, whole genome shotgun sequence encodes:
- the LOC122632778 gene encoding beta-galactosidase, which translates into the protein MWKTLVLLIVTVGSTFGELLQIERNNLQSNFSFAVDYTNNQFLLDGQPFRYVSGSFHYFRTPRRYWRDQLRKMRAAGFNAVSTYVEWSLHQPEVDVWNWSGDADFIEFLNLAQEENLLVLLRPGPYICAERDFGGLPYWLLTRVPDINLRTNDIRYLNYVEQYLNIVLEKVKPYLRGNGGPIIMVQVENEYGSYKACDIAYMNTLRDIFQKIIGDKAVLYTTDGISDRMLRCGSVSGVYATIDFGTTSNVNTSFELMRRYQPTGPLVNSEFYPGWLTHWEEPFQRVAANTVQKKLDEMLALGASVNIYMFYGGTNFGFTSGANGDAKTYSPQLTSYDYDAPLTEAGDPTEKYFQIRDVISKYLPLPNISIPTVSPKGDYGPVLLEPVLELFEPRSRELFGSPIVHTSKPPTFEEIGLPHWLVLYETNIPSNVKDPMILNALTKDRALIYVDDELSGTLSRTKNIHSLSLATPYGQRLKILVENQGHLNYGNEIHDFKGIFNVNIDGIPLSPWNVTGFRLSNVKGLDNFEIRTIQSGVLQNGPMFLRSYFQVTDQPLDTYLDTTGWGKGVAYVNGYNLGRYWPVVGPQMTLYIPATFLRTGQNVLEILELEYVPATRKMRFSDKANLGFSVMHTENH